Below is a window of Phenylobacterium koreense DNA.
GGTACAAGACGGCGGAATCGACGGCGGAGCCGAATGTCGCAACCGATCTATGTGCTCAGCGGGCCCAATCTCAACCTCTTGGGGGTCCGGGAGCCGGAGATTTACGGAAGGGAAACGCTGGAGGACGTGCGCATGCGCTGCGAACGTCGGGCCGGCGGCCTTGGCCGCGCCATCGTGTTCCGCCAGACCAACCATGAGGGCCAACTCATCGACTGGGTTCAGGAAGCCCGGACGGAGGCTTGCGCCCTGGTGATCAATCCCGCCGGTTACGG
It encodes the following:
- a CDS encoding type II 3-dehydroquinate dehydratase — encoded protein: MSQPIYVLSGPNLNLLGVREPEIYGRETLEDVRMRCERRAGGLGRAIVFRQTNHEGQLIDWVQEARTEACALVINPAGYGHTSVALLDALKTLDIPIVECHLSNPAAREAFRRETYVSLAATGLVSGFGGASYELAVEAAAGLAR